In Alteribacter lacisalsi, a genomic segment contains:
- a CDS encoding superinfection immunity protein yields the protein MEGFILVLVFILATVFYFLPVIIAVSREKDNVAAVAIMNILLGWTFIGWVIALVWAFTDKRETAG from the coding sequence ATGGAAGGCTTCATTCTCGTACTTGTATTTATTCTTGCCACCGTCTTTTATTTTCTGCCTGTCATCATTGCTGTTTCCCGGGAAAAGGACAACGTTGCGGCGGTTGCCATTATGAATATTCTGCTCGGCTGGACGTTTATCGGCTGGGTGATCGCGCTTGTCTGGGCGTTCACTGACAAACGGGAAACAGCCGGATAA
- a CDS encoding YcjF family protein has translation MQDQNTEQLSDELEKQIRDAAEEAFDEEVESVNDQLEKEITFALVGDINTGKSSTVNALMEDELASVAPEPGQTIEVGRYYYTEKIVFVDTPGLDDVIKKNSEQTMKFFRQADVILFFLNAAGTVLSDGEMKVFKKLKRKNNNIIFVLNKIDAVDESEVDGLVQYVKRHTATNLPVIPISSKEGTNVQELREEILDMLKKNGKDLLFARHLRDKSPVANKWIYAAGGAAGTVGLSPIPGSDIVPITGIQVTMMVRLGKLYDKPISKRRAKELAIATVVGNIGRTTFRQAVKVVPVAGSITAAGVAGSLTVALGFAVKYAYEHDLDVDVDTIMSLIPKYYEEPKVKDQTPPK, from the coding sequence ATGCAGGATCAAAATACAGAACAATTGTCCGATGAACTGGAAAAACAGATTAGAGACGCAGCCGAAGAAGCTTTTGACGAAGAAGTTGAATCGGTCAACGATCAGCTGGAAAAGGAAATCACATTTGCCCTTGTGGGTGATATCAATACAGGAAAATCCTCAACCGTAAATGCTCTAATGGAGGACGAGCTTGCCTCTGTCGCCCCGGAACCGGGTCAGACAATCGAAGTCGGACGCTATTATTACACTGAAAAAATTGTGTTTGTGGACACCCCTGGACTTGATGACGTTATCAAAAAAAATTCCGAGCAGACAATGAAATTTTTCAGACAGGCCGATGTGATTCTTTTCTTCCTGAATGCCGCAGGAACTGTACTTTCGGACGGGGAAATGAAAGTGTTTAAAAAACTGAAGCGGAAAAATAACAATATTATTTTTGTGCTTAATAAAATTGACGCCGTAGATGAGTCGGAAGTGGACGGTCTCGTTCAGTACGTGAAACGTCACACAGCCACAAACCTGCCTGTGATTCCGATCTCCTCCAAGGAAGGCACGAACGTGCAGGAACTGCGGGAAGAAATTCTGGATATGTTAAAAAAAAATGGTAAAGATCTTCTCTTTGCACGACATCTGAGAGATAAATCCCCTGTTGCCAACAAGTGGATCTACGCCGCCGGGGGAGCTGCCGGTACAGTCGGGCTTTCTCCAATCCCGGGTTCTGATATTGTACCGATCACCGGGATTCAGGTGACGATGATGGTCCGCCTCGGTAAACTTTATGACAAGCCGATCAGTAAACGCCGCGCAAAAGAGCTCGCCATTGCAACCGTAGTCGGCAATATCGGGAGAACGACGTTCCGTCAGGCAGTTAAAGTCGTTCCCGTCGCCGGCAGTATTACAGCAGCAGGCGTTGCCGGGTCACTGACTGTGGCACTTGGATTTGCGGTTAAGTATGCGTATGAGCATGATTTGGATGTGGACGTGGATACGATTATGTCTCTCATCCCGAAATACTATGAAGAACCAAAGGTTAAAGATCAGACACCGCCAAAATAA
- a CDS encoding hyaluronate lyase N-terminal domain-containing protein encodes MKKILIRRGLKADLPELSEGELGFCTDTKEVFIGSDEGNIPLPSMDNGGYEYDDTAIFEALEMKSEIGHGHYLNEIYDVDTSEKSDGDTLRYDAESGRFSAVPLPAAVSHLEELADVDFSVPPAEHNVLSFEGGTWKAKAAPQAGQEFSSTYLVELDRWGITQGSFGKPPYSEAEWETAFNNLNGFNEALEWASEKNYTRVVVPKGTYSFCYTNLNGGEFQYTVQTNPIRLHSNMTFDLNASTFEVMFDSENKNPYDLSQNMEPWRLPGDLIAVLGCYNAHVTNGTLIGDIPNRSFSDGGSGFNSERGMEQTYGIRFDRGSEFCSAENIDVSQFMGDGITLGAYPGGPSWLITQSLDRRGYPGFMNTNGQIESRPGAYITNPIPLNPEHHKLIQMRTYGGYTRIPRVEHTRFEYLFFDSSDNLIRRQSAIYLQTVVKPFNASYVRLQFVGETPGLDNINISYHLSTPQISYIHIENCKIYNNHRGGISGGADFTSIEKCKIFHNGEDSSNGTPIFPDSTRYQINFEDSYSNRVSIRDCQIFSGFHSLLLGAHHIEVTGCIFSGVGNIHIYNNAATVISNNFFNGSGPLSLMNSMTAQRRNILVTNNVAVGSHSFTTRERDRVRIIGNTFITDSFNARGNVELVHNYYESISGNELRGHTNPTLDVTEMKDNTFVNFRSTNGEWRFSVGIREGQDDKVMTGNRFINCSFISVNTTNHMKFTDTEFIDCIMDYHHSNRARDASITFERCLLENPRMRAGTGFQHNTRDGDVVCRFYYTDSKVVFREDYPYDEYIRSTDNIGQPQMDEGVRVREYELYLNNTKIEKNTERNVTFFRNTVDRLQPHRVFVKDCDFNVGDPSAFRMIRDVSETHSENVLVLNNCRGYRPPVINFMIFEEFSESVIPVSPSPPVYMTVIKGSMWFNEDQNKLYIWNGEQWISALGEPLE; translated from the coding sequence GTGAAAAAGATTTTAATCAGGAGAGGCCTGAAAGCTGATCTGCCTGAGCTATCTGAGGGGGAGCTCGGTTTCTGCACGGATACAAAAGAAGTGTTTATCGGGTCGGATGAAGGGAATATTCCGCTACCCTCAATGGATAACGGCGGATATGAATATGATGATACCGCTATCTTTGAAGCGCTGGAAATGAAGTCGGAAATCGGACATGGTCATTACCTGAATGAAATATATGATGTGGACACATCTGAAAAGTCAGATGGTGACACACTCCGCTATGACGCTGAATCGGGCAGATTCTCAGCGGTTCCTCTCCCGGCAGCTGTGTCCCATTTAGAAGAGCTGGCTGATGTGGATTTCTCCGTTCCCCCTGCAGAGCATAACGTTCTCTCCTTTGAGGGTGGAACCTGGAAAGCAAAGGCGGCCCCGCAGGCAGGTCAGGAATTTTCTTCTACTTATCTGGTAGAGCTCGATCGATGGGGAATTACTCAGGGATCCTTTGGAAAACCTCCCTATTCGGAGGCGGAGTGGGAAACAGCGTTTAACAATCTGAACGGGTTTAATGAAGCACTTGAGTGGGCGAGTGAAAAAAACTATACCCGGGTTGTCGTTCCAAAGGGCACTTACAGCTTCTGTTATACCAATCTGAACGGGGGCGAGTTTCAGTACACCGTTCAGACGAATCCGATCCGCCTCCACAGCAACATGACCTTTGACCTGAACGCCTCAACTTTTGAAGTAATGTTCGATTCAGAAAATAAAAACCCGTATGATTTAAGTCAGAATATGGAGCCGTGGAGGCTGCCCGGAGACTTGATCGCTGTTCTGGGCTGCTACAACGCCCATGTTACGAATGGAACACTGATTGGTGACATTCCGAACAGAAGTTTTTCAGACGGAGGAAGCGGCTTTAATTCCGAACGGGGAATGGAGCAGACATACGGCATCCGTTTTGACAGGGGCTCCGAGTTCTGTTCGGCTGAAAATATTGACGTATCCCAATTCATGGGGGATGGCATTACGCTTGGTGCCTATCCGGGAGGGCCGTCCTGGCTGATCACCCAGAGTCTTGACCGGAGAGGCTATCCGGGGTTTATGAATACAAACGGCCAGATCGAGAGCAGGCCAGGAGCGTATATTACGAATCCAATTCCGCTTAACCCTGAACATCACAAATTAATTCAGATGAGAACGTATGGCGGCTACACAAGGATTCCGCGAGTCGAGCATACGCGGTTTGAGTACCTGTTTTTTGACAGCAGTGACAACCTGATCCGCCGTCAGAGTGCAATTTACCTTCAGACTGTTGTTAAGCCTTTTAACGCTTCTTACGTCCGGCTGCAGTTTGTGGGGGAAACGCCGGGACTTGATAACATTAACATCAGTTATCATCTTTCCACGCCTCAGATCAGCTATATTCATATTGAGAATTGCAAAATTTATAATAACCATCGGGGCGGCATCAGCGGCGGGGCTGATTTTACGTCGATTGAAAAGTGTAAGATCTTCCATAACGGTGAGGACTCGAGCAATGGTACTCCGATTTTCCCGGACTCCACCCGCTACCAGATTAATTTTGAGGACAGCTACAGCAACAGAGTTTCCATAAGAGACTGCCAGATATTTTCCGGTTTTCACAGTCTTCTTCTCGGTGCTCATCATATTGAGGTCACAGGGTGTATATTCTCCGGAGTTGGAAACATTCACATTTACAACAATGCAGCGACCGTGATCAGCAATAACTTTTTTAACGGTTCCGGCCCCCTTTCCCTGATGAATTCCATGACTGCCCAGAGGCGGAATATCCTTGTAACGAACAATGTGGCCGTTGGCTCCCATTCCTTCACAACGAGAGAACGGGACCGGGTGAGGATTATCGGCAATACCTTTATTACTGACAGTTTTAATGCCAGAGGGAATGTTGAACTTGTTCATAACTATTACGAATCCATTTCCGGCAACGAGCTGAGGGGCCATACGAATCCTACGCTCGATGTAACCGAAATGAAAGACAATACGTTCGTTAATTTCAGATCAACCAATGGAGAATGGCGTTTCAGTGTTGGCATTAGGGAAGGTCAGGACGATAAAGTCATGACAGGCAACCGTTTTATTAACTGTTCCTTCATAAGTGTGAACACCACAAATCACATGAAATTTACCGACACGGAATTTATTGACTGCATTATGGATTATCACCACAGCAACCGGGCACGTGATGCTTCCATTACTTTTGAGCGATGCCTGCTTGAGAATCCGAGGATGAGGGCGGGGACCGGATTTCAGCACAACACCAGGGATGGGGATGTGGTCTGTCGGTTCTACTATACAGACAGTAAGGTCGTTTTCCGTGAAGACTATCCTTATGACGAATATATCAGATCGACAGATAATATCGGTCAGCCTCAAATGGATGAAGGTGTCCGGGTAAGAGAGTATGAGCTGTATTTAAACAATACTAAGATAGAGAAAAATACCGAAAGAAATGTCACGTTTTTCAGAAATACGGTAGACAGACTTCAGCCGCACAGAGTGTTCGTGAAAGATTGTGACTTCAATGTAGGCGACCCATCCGCTTTCCGGATGATACGTGATGTTTCCGAAACACATTCAGAGAACGTCCTCGTCCTGAACAATTGCAGAGGATACAGGCCGCCGGTCATCAACTTTATGATCTTTGAGGAGTTCTCTGAGAGTGTGATCCCGGTATCACCTTCCCCTCCTGTGTATATGACTGTGATCAAAGGTTCTATGTGGTTTAACGAAGACCAGAACAAACTCTATATCTGGAACGGGGAGCAGTGGATCAGCGCGTTGGGAGAACCCCTTGAATAG
- a CDS encoding cell wall hydrolase — translation MKPFLIFFIFTFAVLFLPADTKASVLQEGSSGEQVTELQETLFHLGYLPVSPTGYYGALTEEAVRSFQADFSLQTDGAAGPITLQKADNVSVMARVVYGEARGESYEGQVAVAAVILNRIKDPGFPSDVRGVVFQRNAFTAVHDGQYYLTPNQTAYKAVRDAHLGSDPSQGSTYYYNPDIATSQWIFSRSTVTRIGKHLFAE, via the coding sequence TTGAAACCATTTTTGATCTTTTTTATTTTTACTTTTGCGGTACTATTTTTACCAGCTGACACAAAGGCCTCTGTTCTTCAGGAGGGCAGCAGCGGTGAACAGGTTACAGAACTTCAGGAAACCCTCTTTCATCTGGGCTACCTCCCTGTCAGCCCGACCGGTTATTACGGCGCTTTGACCGAAGAGGCTGTCCGATCTTTTCAAGCCGATTTCAGCCTGCAGACGGATGGAGCGGCCGGCCCGATTACACTGCAAAAAGCCGATAATGTCTCTGTTATGGCCCGTGTTGTGTACGGAGAAGCCCGCGGAGAGAGCTATGAAGGGCAGGTCGCAGTTGCTGCTGTGATCCTTAACCGGATAAAAGATCCCGGTTTTCCATCCGATGTCAGGGGCGTTGTATTCCAGCGGAACGCCTTCACTGCCGTTCATGACGGCCAGTACTACCTGACCCCCAATCAGACTGCCTACAAAGCAGTGAGGGATGCCCATCTCGGCTCGGATCCGTCGCAGGGATCAACCTATTATTACAACCCGGACATTGCCACGTCCCAATGGATCTTTTCAAGATCAACGGTAACCAGGATCGGAAAGCACCTGTTTGCTGAGTAA
- a CDS encoding M20/M25/M40 family metallo-hydrolase: protein MKKGLAAFLVMLMMFTVPFSFAWSGPGTGGAVFAEAPGKSGSAFDQRIINRFNTDRVLEHMTHLVEEIGPRVAGTEEEVLTAEYIQAQLESFGYDVETQEFGIPNRVSGELFTSVSDEEFAIRVAPGSAATGEEGITGLVVEAGLGYPEDFPEETGGNIALIERGGMTFWEKTVNAQEAGAAGVIIYDNAESLVPVTPSLGGNQADVPVVGITKADGERLIGEGITATLTLSELADQVSPNVIAVKEPKGKPAENPEIVYVTAHFDSVPYSPGASDNASGTAVVLELARILKAFPTEKEVRFVFVGAEEIGLIGSRYYVSQLSEDEIARSAANFNLDMVGTNWEPATALYVNVVDGAPNQVWQSASAAAERLGNDSLVLFARGASDHVAFYEAGIDAANFIRREPGTANLEPWYHTPFDTMDKISESRLQEGGQLIGAAIYDFARKDHPGRGRSNEAPGRTGVLFNEDERLNMTHHR, encoded by the coding sequence ATGAAAAAAGGATTAGCTGCTTTTCTGGTTATGCTGATGATGTTTACGGTTCCATTCAGTTTTGCCTGGAGCGGACCGGGAACGGGCGGAGCGGTTTTTGCCGAAGCTCCGGGAAAATCGGGCTCGGCTTTTGACCAGCGTATTATTAACCGTTTTAATACGGACAGAGTGCTGGAGCACATGACTCACCTTGTGGAAGAAATCGGACCGCGGGTTGCGGGAACGGAGGAAGAGGTGCTCACTGCCGAGTACATACAGGCTCAGCTTGAGAGTTTCGGATATGATGTGGAAACACAGGAATTCGGGATTCCAAACCGTGTCTCCGGAGAGCTGTTTACATCCGTTTCGGATGAGGAATTTGCCATTCGCGTAGCCCCGGGCTCAGCTGCTACCGGGGAAGAGGGAATTACAGGTCTCGTCGTTGAGGCAGGGCTTGGTTATCCTGAAGATTTCCCGGAAGAAACAGGAGGAAATATTGCTCTGATTGAAAGAGGGGGAATGACCTTCTGGGAAAAAACCGTCAATGCCCAGGAAGCAGGAGCAGCCGGTGTGATTATTTATGATAACGCTGAATCCCTTGTCCCGGTAACACCAAGTCTTGGCGGAAACCAGGCTGACGTCCCGGTTGTAGGGATCACCAAGGCTGACGGGGAGCGCCTGATCGGTGAGGGTATCACTGCCACGCTTACTCTCAGTGAACTGGCTGATCAGGTATCACCAAACGTTATTGCCGTTAAAGAGCCGAAAGGAAAACCGGCTGAGAACCCTGAGATCGTATATGTGACCGCTCACTTTGACAGCGTGCCATACTCCCCGGGAGCCAGTGATAATGCTTCTGGTACAGCTGTTGTTCTGGAACTGGCCAGAATTCTTAAAGCATTCCCTACCGAAAAAGAAGTGCGCTTCGTTTTTGTCGGAGCAGAGGAAATCGGATTGATTGGTTCCCGTTATTACGTGAGCCAGCTGTCTGAAGATGAAATCGCACGCAGTGCGGCCAACTTTAACCTGGATATGGTTGGAACGAACTGGGAGCCGGCAACTGCCCTGTATGTCAACGTGGTTGATGGTGCACCAAATCAGGTATGGCAGTCTGCAAGTGCAGCCGCCGAACGTCTTGGAAACGATTCGCTCGTCCTGTTTGCGAGAGGCGCATCGGATCATGTGGCGTTCTATGAAGCCGGAATCGACGCAGCGAACTTCATCAGACGAGAGCCGGGAACAGCCAATCTCGAGCCATGGTATCACACCCCGTTTGATACGATGGATAAAATAAGCGAGAGCCGTCTGCAGGAGGGGGGCCAGCTGATCGGGGCGGCAATCTATGATTTTGCAAGAAAGGATCATCCCGGCCGTGGCCGCTCTAATGAAGCTCCAGGCAGAACAGGCGTCCTTTTTAATGAAGACGAGCGTCTTAACATGACCCATCACCGTTAA
- a CDS encoding tetraprenyl-beta-curcumene synthase family protein, whose protein sequence is MSIPTRSWTLLFQIYKKVLPEVKNQLKEWRSIAEEIPDPELRSQALMSIDEKAFHCKGGAVYALLAGKQRGEAIRFIVAYQIACDYLDNLCDRSTSLNPEDFRAIHESLSDALTPGAPARDYYRFRKENEDGGYLSALVRTCQEAAGKFAAYNTVQEANIELASLYGDLQVHKHVTPAERVGRLEAWFEKHRSKVPEMSWYEFSACAGSTLGIFCLTSYSAGNKELTTADAERIKDGYFPWLQGLHIMLDYYIDQEEDEREGDLNFCSYYESENKMISRLGEFYRQSGSGIELLPDKRFHRFIRKGLIAIYLSDDKVKKDRIFRQKSRQILKQGGMESLFFYMNNWMYRQKSNT, encoded by the coding sequence GTGTCAATACCAACACGTTCGTGGACGCTATTGTTTCAGATTTATAAGAAAGTGCTTCCTGAAGTGAAGAACCAGCTTAAGGAATGGCGCTCTATTGCCGAGGAGATCCCTGACCCTGAGTTACGGTCCCAGGCTTTGATGAGTATTGATGAGAAGGCTTTTCATTGTAAAGGAGGGGCAGTTTACGCCCTGCTGGCTGGTAAGCAGAGAGGAGAAGCAATCCGCTTTATTGTGGCTTACCAGATCGCCTGTGACTACCTTGATAACCTGTGTGACCGGAGCACATCCCTGAACCCTGAGGATTTCAGAGCTATTCATGAAAGTTTGTCTGACGCACTGACACCGGGAGCACCTGCCAGGGATTACTACCGTTTTCGTAAAGAAAATGAGGACGGGGGGTATCTTAGCGCCCTTGTAAGAACGTGTCAGGAAGCGGCAGGGAAGTTCGCGGCTTACAATACTGTGCAGGAGGCGAATATTGAACTTGCTTCTTTGTATGGGGATCTGCAGGTGCACAAGCACGTGACCCCCGCGGAGCGTGTGGGACGGCTGGAAGCCTGGTTTGAAAAACACCGCAGCAAAGTGCCGGAAATGAGCTGGTATGAGTTTTCCGCCTGTGCAGGCTCCACTCTCGGTATTTTCTGCTTGACCTCCTATTCAGCAGGAAACAAAGAGCTGACTACTGCCGATGCTGAGCGCATTAAGGATGGGTACTTTCCATGGTTGCAGGGACTTCATATTATGCTGGATTATTACATTGATCAGGAAGAAGATGAACGTGAGGGAGATCTGAACTTCTGCAGCTATTATGAGAGTGAGAATAAAATGATAAGCAGGCTTGGTGAGTTCTACCGGCAGTCGGGAAGCGGGATTGAACTGCTTCCGGATAAGCGGTTTCATCGTTTTATCAGAAAAGGCCTCATTGCCATTTATCTCTCTGACGATAAGGTGAAAAAAGATCGGATTTTCCGGCAGAAAAGCAGGCAGATCCTTAAACAGGGCGGAATGGAAAGCTTGTTTTTCTACATGAACAACTGGATGTACAGGCAAAAAAGTAACACGTGA
- a CDS encoding dicarboxylate/amino acid:cation symporter, with product MKLTKYIIIALILGLGTGIGFNLFAPEAFVYVDNYFFSPLGTLFINSIMMLVVPLVLFSIILGTAGVSDPKKLGRIGGKTVGFYLTTTAIALIIGLSLAYIIQPGAGGGFETQTADYEAEEAPPIMDTILNIIPDNPIQAMADGEMLQIIAFAVLIGFALSRLGDKTSGVLKLVEQGNDIMMFLVRIVMYLAPFGAFALIASAIGELGMSALQAMLLYMAAVIGALLIHTVVTYGSVLKFIAKRNPIQFVRTFIPAMAVAFSASSSSAALPISMRVAQEDLKISKPVSSFVQPLGSTINMDGTAIMQAVATVFIAQVYAVNLSFGDLLTVILTATLASIGTAGVPGVGMIMLAMVLTSVGLPVEGIALVLGVDRILDMLRTAVNITGDATCAAMVSEMEENREESEAEASEAS from the coding sequence ATGAAATTAACGAAGTATATTATTATTGCGTTAATACTAGGTTTAGGAACAGGTATAGGGTTTAATCTGTTTGCCCCTGAGGCATTTGTCTATGTAGACAATTATTTCTTTTCACCTCTGGGTACGTTGTTTATTAATTCAATCATGATGCTTGTTGTGCCTCTGGTATTATTTTCAATTATATTAGGGACGGCTGGAGTCAGCGATCCGAAAAAGCTCGGACGAATTGGAGGTAAAACAGTAGGCTTTTATTTAACCACCACTGCAATCGCTTTAATTATCGGTCTTTCACTGGCCTATATTATTCAGCCGGGTGCAGGGGGAGGTTTTGAGACACAGACCGCGGACTATGAGGCGGAAGAAGCTCCGCCAATCATGGATACCATACTTAACATCATTCCTGATAATCCAATCCAGGCTATGGCAGATGGGGAAATGCTTCAGATTATTGCTTTCGCCGTCCTGATTGGGTTTGCTCTCTCAAGGCTCGGGGATAAAACATCTGGAGTCCTGAAGCTTGTGGAACAGGGAAACGATATCATGATGTTCCTTGTCAGGATCGTCATGTACCTCGCTCCATTCGGGGCATTTGCACTTATTGCTTCAGCGATAGGGGAACTGGGAATGTCGGCTCTCCAGGCGATGCTTCTGTATATGGCAGCCGTAATTGGAGCACTGCTTATCCATACTGTGGTCACTTATGGCTCCGTTCTGAAGTTCATCGCAAAGCGGAACCCGATCCAGTTTGTCAGAACGTTCATCCCGGCTATGGCGGTGGCATTCAGTGCATCAAGCAGCAGTGCTGCTTTACCGATATCCATGCGTGTAGCCCAGGAAGATTTAAAAATTTCAAAACCTGTGAGCAGCTTTGTCCAGCCGCTCGGTTCTACCATTAATATGGATGGTACTGCCATAATGCAGGCAGTGGCAACGGTGTTTATTGCCCAGGTTTACGCGGTAAATCTATCTTTTGGTGATCTGCTTACGGTCATCCTGACGGCAACGCTTGCAAGTATCGGAACAGCCGGTGTGCCAGGAGTCGGGATGATTATGCTGGCCATGGTACTCACTTCTGTCGGTCTCCCTGTTGAAGGAATTGCGCTCGTTCTTGGTGTAGACCGGATTCTTGACATGCTTCGTACCGCTGTTAACATTACCGGAGATGCTACGTGTGCGGCGATGGTTTCAGAAATGGAGGAAAACCGCGAAGAAAGTGAAGCAGAGGCTTCCGAGGCTTCATAA
- the sigK gene encoding RNA polymerase sporulation sigma factor SigK → MSGILAAVTYLIKELFVFVSFVKNNAFPQPLKEEEERKYLRLMKEEGDPDARNRLIEHNLRLVAHIVKKFENTREDTEDLISIGTIGLIKAIESYSSGKGTKLATYAARCIENEILMHLRALKKVKKDVSLQDPIGTDKEGNEITLIDVLQAETVDVVDAIQLKMEKKQIYEFIHVLDDREKEVIVGRFGLDLKKEKTQREIAKELGISRSYVSRIEKRALMKLFHEFYRHQKNALKPKEGE, encoded by the coding sequence ATGTCCGGAATTTTGGCAGCGGTCACCTACCTCATCAAGGAACTGTTCGTGTTCGTTTCGTTCGTGAAAAACAACGCGTTCCCTCAGCCGTTAAAAGAGGAAGAAGAACGGAAATACCTGAGGCTCATGAAAGAAGAAGGAGACCCTGACGCCAGAAACCGCCTGATCGAACACAACCTGCGGCTAGTCGCTCACATCGTGAAGAAGTTTGAGAACACAAGGGAAGACACAGAGGACCTGATCTCCATCGGGACGATCGGTCTTATCAAGGCGATTGAAAGCTACTCCTCCGGAAAAGGCACCAAACTCGCCACCTACGCTGCGCGCTGTATTGAGAATGAAATCCTCATGCACCTGCGGGCGCTGAAAAAGGTGAAAAAGGACGTCTCCCTCCAGGATCCGATTGGCACCGATAAGGAAGGGAACGAAATCACTCTCATTGACGTGCTCCAGGCAGAAACGGTGGACGTAGTGGACGCGATCCAGCTGAAGATGGAAAAGAAGCAGATTTACGAGTTCATCCACGTCCTTGACGACCGGGAAAAAGAAGTCATTGTGGGCAGGTTCGGACTTGATTTGAAAAAGGAGAAAACCCAGCGTGAGATCGCCAAGGAGCTGGGCATCTCCAGAAGCTACGTATCGCGAATTGAAAAGCGGGCCCTCATGAAACTGTTTCACGAGTTTTACCGCCATCAGAAGAATGCCCTCAAACCGAAAGAGGGGGAATAA
- a CDS encoding cation:proton antiporter, producing the protein MNIDLPVMLAAGLLFLLMFFAGLIGTRYRIPGVIIFILLGLALAPFLGDSELLHFIGEIGIVLLFFMLGMEFPLKQLMKVARKVTGAGTLDVLLNVGVTFLICWAFGLGWIEALLLGGVVYATSSSITAKLLETNKRMANPESEFILGLLIFEDLVAPVLVAIMVGMTAGVGLSGGDFAWLMFKVVALTAGAVLIGQLLFTKLQKFFERHLTSDVFIMFVVGMALAYGGLALYLDLSEVLGAFLAGIMIAEVRKTEQLEHLVVPVRDITLPLFFLWFGTTITFGDGVPMVPLLLTLIVWAITAKLIVGIVGGRMYGLSRKVALRAAFSLTQRGEFSIIIAALATAELMVFSSVFILATAMMGIILFQYAPKVANHFYPSKKKTKVKVPGV; encoded by the coding sequence ATGAATATAGATCTTCCGGTTATGTTGGCAGCAGGCCTATTGTTCCTGCTCATGTTTTTTGCCGGTCTGATCGGCACCCGGTACCGTATTCCGGGTGTTATCATTTTTATTCTGCTTGGACTGGCTCTGGCCCCGTTTCTTGGAGACTCGGAGTTGCTTCATTTTATCGGAGAAATCGGGATTGTCCTGCTGTTTTTTATGCTCGGGATGGAATTCCCTCTTAAGCAGCTCATGAAAGTAGCCCGGAAAGTGACAGGTGCAGGTACACTGGATGTCCTACTTAATGTCGGGGTTACCTTTCTGATCTGCTGGGCTTTCGGTCTCGGTTGGATTGAGGCACTTCTGCTCGGGGGGGTCGTTTATGCTACGAGTTCTTCGATTACCGCAAAACTGCTTGAGACGAACAAACGGATGGCCAACCCGGAATCGGAGTTTATTTTAGGTCTTCTTATTTTCGAGGATCTCGTCGCCCCGGTTCTTGTCGCCATTATGGTGGGGATGACTGCAGGTGTTGGGCTGAGTGGGGGCGACTTTGCCTGGCTCATGTTTAAAGTTGTGGCGCTGACAGCTGGTGCTGTTCTGATTGGCCAGCTTCTATTCACAAAACTGCAGAAGTTTTTTGAGCGTCATTTAACTTCTGATGTCTTCATAATGTTCGTCGTCGGGATGGCACTGGCTTATGGAGGACTTGCTCTTTACCTGGACCTTTCCGAGGTGCTAGGGGCGTTTCTTGCCGGTATTATGATTGCAGAAGTGCGGAAAACAGAGCAGCTGGAGCATTTGGTTGTTCCGGTGCGCGATATTACGCTGCCGCTCTTCTTTCTCTGGTTCGGAACGACGATTACATTCGGTGACGGAGTACCGATGGTTCCGCTTCTCCTTACACTGATCGTATGGGCGATTACAGCAAAATTAATCGTAGGGATCGTCGGGGGACGCATGTACGGACTCAGTCGGAAAGTCGCCCTTCGAGCGGCTTTCTCTCTGACGCAGCGTGGAGAATTCTCCATTATCATTGCTGCACTTGCAACAGCTGAACTCATGGTCTTCAGCAGTGTGTTTATTCTTGCAACAGCCATGATGGGGATCATACTCTTTCAGTATGCCCCGAAAGTGGCAAACCACTTTTACCCTTCAAAAAAGAAAACCAAAGTCAAAGTCCCCGGTGTGTGA